A single genomic interval of Nocardioides nitrophenolicus harbors:
- the nuoH gene encoding NADH-quinone oxidoreductase subunit NuoH, producing the protein MKESLALFGKDPWWVVGLKTLLIFVILVLLTLFNIWWERRVVARMQHRIGPNVHGPFGLLQSLADGVKLAFKEDLIPKAADKVVFVLAPVIVVVPAFVTFSVIPFGPEVSFFGHDTPLQLTDMPVAVLFVMAIASIGIYGIVLGGWSSGSTYSLLGGLRSSAQMISYEVAMGLALVSVFMYAGSMSTSEIVAAQDNLWFGLILLPSFVIYTIAMVGETNRAPFDLPEAEGELVGGFHTEYSSLKFALFFLAEYINMATVSALATTLFLGGWHAPFWIDHVWEGANQGYWPVLWFFGKVLFFIFIFIWLRGSLPRLRYDQFMAFGWKRLIPISLVWIVAVATMRAARNEGVFDEGFGSNPQFWLIIAGVVLVALLLSFFLPEKDAEPETEGVAPRAGGFPVPPMPAGGAVRGAAAPLVFRSDATVNETVRDSGVSNG; encoded by the coding sequence GTGAAGGAGTCGCTCGCACTGTTCGGCAAGGACCCGTGGTGGGTCGTCGGGCTCAAGACCCTGCTGATCTTCGTGATCCTGGTCCTGCTCACGCTGTTCAACATCTGGTGGGAGCGCCGGGTCGTGGCCCGGATGCAGCACCGGATCGGCCCCAACGTGCACGGCCCCTTCGGGCTCCTGCAGTCGCTGGCCGACGGCGTGAAGCTGGCGTTCAAGGAGGACCTGATCCCCAAGGCCGCCGACAAGGTGGTCTTCGTGCTCGCGCCGGTGATCGTGGTGGTCCCGGCGTTCGTGACCTTCAGCGTGATCCCGTTCGGTCCCGAGGTGAGCTTCTTCGGCCACGACACCCCGCTCCAGCTCACCGACATGCCGGTGGCGGTGCTGTTCGTGATGGCGATCGCCTCGATCGGCATCTACGGCATCGTCCTCGGCGGCTGGTCCAGCGGCTCGACGTACTCCCTGCTCGGCGGGCTGCGCTCGAGCGCCCAGATGATCTCCTACGAGGTCGCGATGGGCCTCGCGCTGGTCTCGGTCTTCATGTACGCCGGCTCGATGTCGACCAGCGAGATCGTCGCCGCCCAGGACAACCTGTGGTTCGGGCTGATCCTGCTGCCGTCGTTCGTGATCTACACGATCGCCATGGTCGGTGAGACCAACCGCGCGCCGTTCGACCTTCCCGAGGCCGAGGGCGAGCTGGTGGGCGGCTTCCACACCGAGTACTCCAGCCTGAAGTTCGCGCTGTTCTTCCTCGCCGAGTACATCAACATGGCGACCGTCTCCGCGCTCGCCACCACGCTCTTCCTCGGCGGCTGGCACGCGCCGTTCTGGATCGACCACGTGTGGGAGGGCGCCAACCAGGGCTACTGGCCGGTGCTGTGGTTCTTCGGCAAGGTGCTCTTCTTCATCTTCATCTTCATCTGGCTGCGCGGCTCGCTGCCGCGGCTGCGCTACGACCAGTTCATGGCGTTCGGCTGGAAGCGGCTGATCCCCATCTCGCTGGTGTGGATCGTCGCGGTCGCCACCATGCGCGCGGCCCGCAACGAGGGCGTGTTCGACGAGGGATTCGGCAGCAACCCGCAGTTCTGGCTGATCATCGCCGGCGTGGTGCTCGTGGCGCTGCTGCTGAGCTTCTTCCTCCCCGAGAAGGACGCCGAGCCCGAGACCGAGGGTGTCGCTCCGCGCGCCGGGGGCTTCCCGGTACCGCCGATGCCCGCGGGCGGCGCGGTCCGCGGTGCTGCCGCGCCGCTGGTGTTCCGCTCCGATGCCACCGTCAACGAGACCGTCCGCGATTCAGGGGTGAGCAATGGCTGA
- the nuoI gene encoding NADH-quinone oxidoreductase subunit NuoI, with product MADQHGSKRTGEKGPSLKEQFWDPVAGFGVTFRTMFRKVVTEQYPKEKLPTAPRFHGRHQLNRWPDGLEKCVGCELCAWACPADAIYVEGAENDDSVGPDGETGRYSAGERYGRVYQINYLRCILCGLCIEACPTRALTMTNEYELADDSRASLIYEKSDLLAPLLPGMEQPPHPMLLGNDDDYYRGEFKGAEQ from the coding sequence ATGGCTGACCAGCACGGTTCGAAGAGGACCGGCGAGAAGGGCCCGTCCCTCAAGGAGCAGTTCTGGGACCCGGTCGCCGGCTTCGGCGTCACCTTCCGGACCATGTTCCGCAAGGTCGTCACCGAGCAGTACCCCAAGGAGAAGCTGCCCACCGCGCCGCGCTTCCACGGTCGTCACCAGCTCAACCGCTGGCCCGACGGCCTCGAGAAGTGCGTCGGGTGCGAGCTGTGCGCCTGGGCCTGCCCCGCCGACGCGATCTACGTCGAGGGCGCGGAGAACGACGACAGCGTGGGACCCGACGGCGAGACCGGCCGCTACAGCGCCGGTGAGCGCTACGGCCGCGTCTACCAGATCAACTACCTGCGCTGCATCCTGTGCGGTCTGTGCATCGAGGCCTGCCCGACCCGGGCGCTCACCATGACCAACGAGTACGAGCTCGCCGACGACAGCCGGGCCAGCCTGATCTACGAGAAGTCCGACCTGCTGGCGCCGCTGCTGCCCGGCATGGAGCAGCCGCCGCACCCGATGCTGCTCGGCAACGACGACGACTACTACCGTGGGGAGTTCAAGGGGGCCGAGCAGTGA
- a CDS encoding NADH-quinone oxidoreductase subunit J yields the protein MVLAALGILFVRKAVHAALLLAVVMISLAVLYAVLEAPFLFAVQIIVYTGAILMLFLFVLMLVGVDASDSTVETIKGQRPLAWVVGLAFVVVMVVALTQLTFGTAVGLDEANSGGNVQALADLLFSRYVFIFEATSALLITAAVGAMVLAHRERLTPKKTQADLAADRIRAYGESGAHLGPLPPPGVYARHNAVDTPALLPDGSPAPASVSRVLAARGTMQKTGLRDIDAITDQLGVDPTEKPETAGKSAATGSSEENEA from the coding sequence ATGGTGCTCGCCGCGCTCGGCATCCTGTTCGTCCGCAAGGCCGTGCACGCCGCGCTGCTGCTGGCGGTGGTGATGATCAGCCTCGCGGTGCTCTACGCCGTGCTCGAGGCGCCCTTCCTGTTCGCGGTGCAGATCATCGTCTACACCGGCGCGATCCTGATGTTGTTCCTGTTCGTGCTGATGCTGGTCGGCGTCGACGCCTCCGACTCCACGGTCGAGACCATCAAGGGCCAGCGCCCGCTGGCCTGGGTGGTCGGCCTGGCGTTCGTCGTGGTGATGGTCGTCGCCCTGACCCAGCTCACCTTCGGCACCGCCGTCGGCCTCGACGAGGCGAACTCCGGCGGCAACGTGCAGGCGCTCGCCGATCTGCTGTTCTCGCGCTACGTCTTCATCTTCGAGGCCACCAGCGCGCTGCTCATCACCGCCGCGGTCGGCGCGATGGTGCTCGCCCACCGCGAGCGGCTCACGCCGAAGAAGACCCAGGCCGACCTGGCCGCCGACCGGATCCGCGCGTACGGCGAGAGCGGTGCCCACCTCGGCCCGCTGCCCCCTCCCGGCGTCTACGCCCGCCACAACGCGGTCGACACCCCGGCCCTGCTGCCCGACGGCAGCCCGGCGCCGGCGTCGGTCTCGCGGGTGCTCGCGGCCCGCGGCACCATGCAGAAGACCGGCCTGCGCGACATCGACGCGATCACGGACCAGCTCGGCGTGGATCCCACGGAGAAGCCCGAAACGGCGGGGAAGAGCGCTGCTACCGGCTCCAGTGAGGAGAACGAGGCGTGA
- the nuoK gene encoding NADH-quinone oxidoreductase subunit NuoK, protein MTEYVVLSAILFTIGSIGVLTRRNAIVVFMCVELMLNACNLAFVAFARQHGNLDGQIAAFFVMVVAAAEVVVGLAIIMTIFRTRRSASVDDASLLKF, encoded by the coding sequence GTGACCGAATACGTGGTGCTCAGCGCCATCCTCTTCACCATCGGCTCGATCGGGGTGCTCACCCGGCGCAACGCGATCGTGGTGTTCATGTGCGTCGAGCTGATGCTCAACGCCTGCAACCTGGCCTTCGTCGCGTTCGCCCGCCAGCACGGCAACCTCGACGGCCAGATCGCGGCCTTCTTCGTGATGGTGGTGGCCGCGGCCGAGGTGGTGGTCGGGCTCGCGATCATCATGACCATCTTCCGGACCCGTCGCTCGGCCTCGGTCGACGACGCGAGCCTGCTGAAGTTCTGA
- the nuoL gene encoding NADH-quinone oxidoreductase subunit L produces the protein MHALTALTPALTLKASETHIPVVAPTEADGPFTLLWLIIALPLLGAAILLLGGRRTDKWGHLLGTATSAGSFLISLVLFVNLLGRDEGERQVSQHLYDWIDAGKLHIGMDLLYDPLSALFLLLITGVGSLIHVYSIGYMAHDPRRRRFFAYLNLFVAAMLMLILAENYVGLFLGWEGVGLASYLLIGFWQHKPSAAAAAKKAFVINRVGDMGLSLAIFLMIVTFGTTSFSGVSALAGGATETTLNWIGVLLLVGACGKSAQVPLQAWLLDAMEGPTPVSALIHAATMVTAGVYLITRSNFVFELAPTAQTAVVIVATVTLLWGAIIGCAKDDIKKGLAGSTMSQIGYMMLGAGLGVAGYAFAIFHLLTHGFFKANMFLGAGSVMHAMDDDVDMRHYGALQKALPITFATFALGFLAIIGIPPFAGFWSKDKIIEVALTENPVVGICALLGAGITGFYMTRMMLMTFFTKKRWEKNVHPHESPLVMTIPLMVLAALSALGGLMLAGNWIVDWLSPVVGHVEHEDPPLPVIVLTLITIAVVLAGVALAWVLVGQRDVPRTAPADVSLATRAARADLYGDAINEGLVVNPGRATVRALTDGDRTLVDGLFMGGTTVLAGTGELLRRLQNGYVRSYALGILGGALLVVLTLVVVN, from the coding sequence ATGCACGCACTCACCGCGCTGACGCCGGCCCTGACGCTCAAGGCCAGCGAGACCCACATCCCCGTGGTCGCGCCGACCGAGGCCGACGGGCCGTTCACCCTGCTCTGGCTGATCATCGCGCTGCCGCTGCTCGGCGCCGCGATCCTCCTGCTCGGCGGCCGGCGTACCGACAAGTGGGGCCACCTGCTCGGTACGGCGACCTCGGCCGGCTCGTTCCTGATCAGCCTGGTGCTGTTCGTCAACCTGCTCGGTCGCGACGAGGGGGAGCGCCAGGTCTCCCAGCACCTCTACGACTGGATCGACGCCGGGAAGCTCCACATCGGCATGGATCTGCTCTACGACCCGCTGTCGGCGCTCTTCCTGCTGCTGATCACCGGCGTCGGCTCGCTGATCCACGTCTACTCCATCGGCTACATGGCCCACGACCCGCGTCGCCGGCGGTTCTTCGCCTACCTCAACCTCTTCGTCGCGGCCATGCTCATGCTGATCCTCGCGGAGAACTACGTGGGCCTGTTCCTCGGCTGGGAGGGCGTCGGTCTCGCGTCGTACCTGCTCATCGGGTTCTGGCAGCACAAGCCGTCCGCGGCCGCCGCCGCCAAGAAGGCCTTCGTCATCAACCGGGTCGGCGACATGGGCCTGAGCCTGGCGATCTTCTTGATGATCGTCACCTTCGGCACCACCAGCTTCAGCGGTGTCAGCGCCCTGGCGGGCGGCGCGACCGAGACCACGCTGAACTGGATCGGCGTCCTGCTGCTCGTCGGAGCCTGCGGCAAGTCCGCCCAGGTCCCGCTCCAGGCCTGGCTCCTCGACGCCATGGAGGGCCCGACCCCGGTCTCCGCCCTCATCCACGCGGCGACCATGGTCACCGCCGGCGTCTACCTGATCACCCGCTCCAACTTCGTCTTCGAGCTGGCGCCGACCGCCCAGACCGCGGTGGTCATCGTGGCCACGGTGACGCTGCTGTGGGGCGCGATCATCGGGTGCGCGAAGGACGACATCAAGAAGGGCCTGGCCGGCTCCACGATGAGCCAGATCGGCTACATGATGCTCGGCGCCGGTCTCGGCGTCGCGGGCTACGCCTTCGCGATCTTCCACCTGCTGACCCACGGCTTCTTCAAGGCCAACATGTTCCTCGGGGCCGGCTCGGTGATGCACGCGATGGACGACGACGTCGACATGCGCCACTACGGCGCGCTGCAGAAGGCGCTGCCCATCACCTTCGCGACCTTCGCCCTCGGCTTCCTGGCGATCATCGGCATCCCGCCGTTCGCCGGCTTCTGGTCGAAGGACAAGATCATCGAGGTCGCGCTCACCGAGAACCCCGTCGTCGGCATCTGTGCCCTGCTCGGAGCGGGCATCACCGGCTTCTACATGACCCGGATGATGCTGATGACCTTCTTCACCAAGAAGAGGTGGGAGAAGAACGTCCACCCCCACGAGAGCCCGCTGGTGATGACCATCCCGCTGATGGTCCTCGCCGCGCTGTCGGCCCTCGGCGGCCTGATGCTCGCCGGCAACTGGATCGTCGACTGGCTCAGCCCGGTCGTCGGCCACGTCGAGCACGAGGACCCGCCGCTGCCGGTCATCGTGCTCACCCTGATCACCATCGCGGTGGTGCTCGCCGGCGTGGCGCTCGCCTGGGTCCTGGTCGGCCAGCGCGACGTACCGCGCACCGCGCCGGCCGACGTCTCCCTCGCCACCAGGGCCGCTCGCGCCGACCTCTACGGCGACGCGATCAACGAGGGCCTGGTCGTCAACCCGGGCCGCGCCACGGTGCGCGCGCTCACCGACGGTGACCGCACCCTCGTCGACGGCCTCTTCATGGGCGGCACCACGGTCCTCGCCGGCACCGGCGAGCTGCTCCGGCGGCTCCAGAACGGCTATGTCCGGTCCTACGCCCTCGGCATCCTCGGTGGCGCACTGCTCGTCGTCCTGACCCTGGTGGTGGTGAACTGA
- a CDS encoding NADH-quinone oxidoreductase subunit M produces the protein MLLSLLVWLPIAGAVAVALAPRTVSKTAGLGVALATLVVGIVVAASYEVDGGRQLTEEHEWIEAFGVHYALGVDGLGLLLVLLTVLLVPLVLGAEWFKADAAGSAGARSFVAWTLALEGLSLAVFCATDVFLFYVVFEATLIPAYFLVGGFGREGRGAAALKFLMFQLAGGLILLAAVIGLYVVSAQQGEPSYLLSDLEQLDIGTEAGRWLFFGFFIAFAIKAPLFPLHTWLADTTEKATPGTGVLLVCILDKIGTFGMMRFCLGIFPEASQWATPLVITLALISVVYGAFIAIGQDDIFRLIGLTSLSHFGLITLGVFTMTSQGGTGAILYMVNHGLGTAALFLVAGYLYDRSGTSSIREMRGVEKVAPVLAGLLLVAGLATLGLPGLSPFISEFLVFAAAFDYGWYVGAIAVTAVVLSAIYVLWMYQRTMTGPTPPEAEATRDVGVREIVAVAPLMAALVFFGFYPAPLLDVSNPMVGDLMHQMGIQDDQPTVVQTEEAH, from the coding sequence ATGTTGCTCAGCCTGCTCGTCTGGCTGCCGATCGCCGGTGCGGTCGCCGTCGCGCTCGCGCCCCGCACGGTCAGCAAGACCGCCGGCCTCGGCGTCGCGCTGGCGACCCTGGTCGTGGGCATCGTCGTCGCGGCGTCCTACGAGGTCGACGGCGGCCGCCAGCTGACCGAGGAGCACGAGTGGATCGAGGCGTTCGGGGTGCACTACGCCCTCGGCGTCGACGGCCTGGGCCTGCTGCTGGTCCTGCTGACCGTGCTGCTCGTCCCGCTGGTGCTCGGCGCGGAGTGGTTCAAGGCCGACGCCGCGGGCTCCGCCGGCGCCCGGTCGTTCGTCGCCTGGACCCTCGCCCTCGAGGGTCTCTCGCTCGCCGTGTTCTGCGCCACCGACGTCTTCCTCTTCTACGTCGTCTTCGAGGCGACGCTGATCCCGGCGTACTTCCTGGTCGGCGGCTTCGGCCGCGAGGGCCGGGGCGCGGCGGCGCTCAAGTTCTTGATGTTCCAGCTCGCGGGCGGCCTGATCCTGCTCGCCGCGGTGATCGGTCTCTACGTCGTCTCCGCCCAGCAGGGCGAGCCGTCGTACCTCCTCTCCGACCTAGAGCAGCTCGACATCGGCACCGAGGCCGGCCGCTGGCTGTTCTTCGGCTTCTTCATCGCCTTCGCGATCAAGGCGCCGCTGTTCCCGCTGCACACCTGGCTGGCCGACACCACCGAGAAGGCCACGCCCGGCACCGGCGTGCTGCTCGTGTGCATCCTCGACAAGATCGGCACCTTCGGGATGATGAGGTTCTGCCTCGGCATCTTCCCCGAGGCCTCGCAGTGGGCGACCCCGCTGGTCATCACGCTCGCGCTGATCTCCGTCGTCTACGGCGCGTTCATCGCGATCGGGCAGGACGACATCTTCCGGCTGATCGGTCTCACCTCGCTGAGCCACTTCGGCCTGATCACCCTGGGCGTCTTCACCATGACCAGCCAGGGCGGCACCGGCGCGATCCTCTACATGGTCAACCACGGCCTCGGCACCGCCGCGCTCTTCCTGGTCGCGGGCTACCTCTACGACCGCAGCGGCACCTCGTCGATCCGTGAGATGCGCGGCGTCGAGAAGGTCGCCCCGGTCCTGGCCGGCCTGCTGCTCGTCGCCGGCCTGGCCACGCTCGGGCTGCCGGGCCTGTCGCCGTTCATCAGCGAGTTCCTGGTGTTCGCGGCGGCCTTCGACTACGGCTGGTACGTCGGCGCGATCGCGGTCACCGCGGTGGTGCTGTCCGCGATATACGTGCTGTGGATGTACCAGCGCACCATGACCGGGCCCACGCCCCCGGAGGCCGAGGCCACCCGCGACGTCGGCGTCCGCGAGATCGTCGCCGTCGCGCCGCTCATGGCCGCGCTGGTCTTCTTCGGGTTCTATCCCGCACCCCTGCTCGACGTGAGCAACCCGATGGTGGGTGACCTGATGCACCAGATGGGGATCCAGGACGACCAGCCCACGGTCGTGCAGACGGAGGAGGCGCACTGA
- the nuoN gene encoding NADH-quinone oxidoreductase subunit NuoN — protein sequence MEFVKPELEYVELLPLLIVLGGACVGVALEAFLPRGTRRLPQVGVALAAVLAALVATVLIGMDLEKHQGADGAEGRGLVGAMGSVVVDGPTVYLWGLLLVFALGGIALFAEQRLEGGVSAFTGQAAALPGSEGERDASTRGLEHTEVYPLLLFAVGGMLLFPASGDLLTMFVALEILSLPLYLLCGLARRRRLLSQEAAMKYFLLGAFASGFFLYGAALVYGYAGSVSFAGINEAVRAGSANHGLLLAGIGLLAVGLLFKVGAAPFQAWTPDVYQGAPTAVTAFMAAGTKVAAFGALLRLLYVAFGGERWSWQPMLWVIAIASMVLGAVLAIVQNDVKRMLAYSSVAHTGFILVGVLGVQSADELAKGQYTSLEGVLFYLTTYGFAMIGAFAIVTLVRDGGGEATAYERWAGLGRTSPLVAGAFAFFLLSMAGIPLTAGFIGKWAVFTSALSAGAWPVVLVAIACSILAITFYVRHIRLMFFTEPSADGAGVVTRSSLLTSGTIAVCLVATLVLGIVPGPVLDLVVSTGDFIR from the coding sequence ATGGAGTTCGTGAAGCCCGAGCTCGAGTACGTCGAGCTGCTGCCGCTCCTCATCGTCCTCGGCGGCGCCTGCGTCGGCGTCGCGCTGGAGGCCTTCCTGCCGCGCGGCACCCGCCGGCTGCCCCAGGTGGGCGTGGCGCTGGCCGCCGTGCTCGCCGCCCTCGTCGCGACCGTCCTCATCGGCATGGACCTCGAGAAGCACCAGGGCGCCGACGGCGCCGAGGGCCGCGGCCTGGTCGGCGCGATGGGCAGCGTCGTGGTCGACGGCCCGACCGTCTACCTGTGGGGCCTGCTCCTCGTGTTCGCGCTCGGCGGCATCGCGCTCTTCGCCGAGCAGCGGCTCGAGGGCGGCGTGTCCGCGTTCACCGGCCAGGCGGCGGCGCTGCCCGGCTCCGAGGGGGAGCGCGACGCCTCCACCCGCGGCCTGGAGCACACCGAGGTCTACCCGCTGCTCCTCTTCGCGGTGGGCGGCATGCTGCTGTTCCCGGCGTCCGGCGACCTGCTCACCATGTTCGTGGCCCTGGAGATCCTCTCGCTGCCGCTCTACCTGCTCTGCGGCCTGGCGCGCCGGCGCCGCCTGCTGAGCCAGGAGGCGGCGATGAAGTACTTCCTGCTCGGCGCCTTCGCCTCCGGCTTCTTCCTCTACGGCGCCGCGCTGGTCTACGGCTACGCCGGCTCGGTGAGCTTCGCCGGGATCAACGAGGCGGTCCGCGCCGGCTCGGCCAACCACGGCCTGCTGCTCGCCGGCATCGGCCTGCTCGCCGTCGGCCTGCTGTTCAAGGTCGGCGCCGCACCCTTCCAGGCCTGGACGCCCGACGTCTACCAGGGCGCGCCCACCGCGGTGACGGCGTTCATGGCCGCCGGCACCAAGGTCGCCGCCTTCGGCGCGCTGCTCCGGCTGCTGTACGTCGCCTTCGGCGGCGAGCGCTGGAGCTGGCAGCCGATGCTGTGGGTGATCGCGATCGCCTCGATGGTGCTGGGTGCGGTGCTCGCCATCGTCCAGAACGACGTGAAGCGGATGCTGGCCTACTCCTCGGTCGCCCACACCGGCTTCATCCTGGTCGGCGTGCTCGGCGTGCAGAGCGCCGACGAGCTCGCGAAGGGGCAGTACACCTCGCTCGAGGGCGTGCTCTTCTACCTCACCACCTACGGGTTCGCGATGATCGGCGCCTTCGCGATCGTCACCCTGGTCCGCGACGGGGGCGGCGAGGCGACGGCGTACGAACGCTGGGCCGGGCTGGGCCGCACCTCGCCGCTGGTGGCCGGGGCGTTCGCCTTCTTCCTGCTCTCCATGGCCGGCATCCCCCTCACGGCGGGCTTCATCGGCAAGTGGGCGGTCTTCACCTCGGCGCTGTCCGCGGGGGCCTGGCCGGTGGTCCTGGTGGCCATCGCGTGCAGCATCCTGGCGATCACCTTCTACGTACGCCACATCCGGCTGATGTTCTTCACCGAGCCCAGCGCCGACGGCGCGGGCGTCGTCACCCGGTCCTCGCTGCTGACCTCGGGCACCATCGCGGTGTGCCTGGTCGCGACCCTAGTCCTCGGCATCGTGCCGGGCCCGGTTCTCGATCTGGTGGTGAGTACGGGAGACTTCATCAGGTGA
- a CDS encoding polyprenyl synthetase family protein produces MSPDARPADLALPIDDTALADRLRARMATVEEALYEHASSRAPYVTEAARHLLAAGGKRFRPLLVLLAAEAGPRPDAEEVLTAACVVEITHVGSLYHDDVMDEAALRRGEDSANARYDNLVAILTGDWLFAKSSELTARLGPDAVRIQAETFTRLVEGQILETVKPGPGEDALAHYLEVVAGKTGSLIATSAHYGALFSGAAPEVVTALTAYGELVGTAFQLSDDILDVASESEESGKTPGTDLKEGVPTLPVLLARASTDPADARLLELLDPARTDLAADAELHAEALDLLRKHPAMGQAQAYVVARAQEAKQLLQALPEGSVRTALEDFADVVAVRSA; encoded by the coding sequence GTGAGCCCTGATGCGCGTCCCGCCGACCTGGCCCTGCCGATCGACGACACCGCCCTCGCCGACCGGCTGAGGGCGCGGATGGCCACGGTCGAGGAGGCGCTGTACGAGCACGCGTCCAGCCGGGCGCCCTACGTCACCGAGGCGGCGCGCCATCTGCTCGCCGCCGGCGGCAAGCGCTTCCGCCCGCTGCTCGTGCTCCTCGCCGCCGAGGCGGGGCCGCGGCCCGACGCCGAGGAGGTGCTCACCGCGGCCTGCGTCGTGGAGATCACCCACGTCGGCTCGCTCTACCACGACGACGTGATGGACGAGGCCGCCCTGCGCCGCGGCGAGGACTCGGCCAACGCCCGCTACGACAACCTGGTCGCGATCCTCACCGGCGACTGGCTGTTCGCGAAGTCCTCCGAGCTGACCGCCCGGCTCGGCCCGGACGCCGTACGGATCCAGGCGGAGACCTTCACCCGCCTGGTCGAGGGCCAGATCCTCGAGACCGTGAAGCCCGGCCCCGGCGAGGACGCGCTGGCCCACTATCTCGAGGTCGTCGCCGGCAAGACCGGCTCCCTGATCGCCACCTCGGCCCACTACGGCGCGCTCTTCTCCGGCGCCGCGCCGGAGGTCGTCACGGCGTTGACGGCGTACGGCGAGCTCGTCGGCACCGCCTTCCAGCTCTCCGACGACATCCTCGACGTCGCCTCCGAGAGCGAGGAGTCCGGCAAGACCCCCGGCACCGACCTCAAGGAGGGCGTCCCGACCCTGCCGGTGCTGCTCGCCCGCGCCTCGACCGACCCGGCCGACGCCCGTCTGCTCGAGCTCCTCGACCCGGCCCGCACCGACCTCGCCGCCGACGCCGAGCTGCACGCCGAGGCGCTCGACCTGCTCCGCAAGCACCCCGCCATGGGCCAGGCCCAGGCGTACGTCGTCGCCCGGGCCCAGGAGGCCAAGCAGCTCCTCCAGGCGCTGCCCGAGGGCTCGGTGCGCACCGCCCTGGAGGACTTCGCCGACGTGGTGGCGGTCCGCTCGGCCTGA
- a CDS encoding Fic family protein gives MTWRPEVPFNDLPPLPPALDIEPRSVLKATVGARAALATLAQAGRLLPNPNVLIHAVPILEAQASSEIENIVTTADELFKHVDTGGGDHATKEALRYRSALFAGVAALRERPLSARTAATICSQLQGTDMDVRSVPGTRIANPLTREIVYAPPEGAEVIRDKLAAWERFIHADDDLDPLVRMAVAHYQFEAIHPFHDGNGRTGRVLNILMLIEAGLLDEPILYLSRSIIARKNDYYRLLRAVTAEGAWIEWIHYMLDVVRESAESAVRKISAIRDCQEVIADRARAATPGGRDAQFLDVLFEQPYCRISGVVSRCDVSRQTASVWLHALVEAGLLLDVKVGRERLFVNHEFLEVLVRPE, from the coding sequence ATGACCTGGCGACCTGAGGTCCCGTTCAACGACCTGCCGCCATTGCCGCCGGCCCTCGACATCGAGCCCAGGTCGGTGCTGAAGGCGACTGTCGGAGCCCGTGCGGCGCTCGCGACTCTGGCGCAAGCCGGTCGGCTGCTGCCGAATCCGAACGTGCTCATCCATGCTGTCCCGATCCTCGAGGCGCAGGCGAGCTCCGAGATCGAGAACATCGTGACCACGGCGGATGAGCTCTTCAAGCACGTCGATACTGGCGGTGGTGACCACGCCACCAAGGAGGCGCTGCGCTATCGCAGTGCCCTGTTCGCAGGTGTCGCCGCGCTGCGCGAGAGGCCGCTCTCCGCGCGTACCGCTGCCACGATCTGCTCCCAGCTCCAAGGCACGGACATGGATGTCCGCAGTGTGCCGGGAACGCGGATCGCCAACCCGCTGACCCGGGAGATCGTCTACGCGCCGCCCGAGGGGGCGGAGGTCATTCGGGACAAGCTGGCCGCGTGGGAGCGCTTCATCCATGCGGACGACGACCTCGACCCGCTCGTCCGGATGGCCGTCGCTCACTATCAGTTCGAGGCGATCCACCCCTTTCACGACGGCAACGGGCGCACCGGACGCGTCCTCAACATCTTGATGCTGATCGAGGCCGGACTCCTCGACGAGCCGATCCTCTACCTGTCCCGGTCGATCATCGCTCGCAAGAACGACTACTACCGACTGCTTCGTGCGGTGACGGCCGAAGGGGCGTGGATCGAGTGGATCCACTACATGCTCGACGTGGTGCGCGAGTCCGCGGAATCGGCCGTCCGCAAGATCTCGGCGATCCGTGACTGTCAGGAGGTGATCGCCGACCGCGCTCGGGCCGCGACCCCGGGTGGTCGTGACGCACAGTTCCTCGACGTCTTGTTCGAACAGCCGTACTGCCGGATCAGCGGCGTCGTCAGCCGCTGCGACGTCTCGCGACAGACCGCCTCGGTATGGCTCCATGCCCTCGTCGAGGCCGGCCTCCTCCTCGATGTGAAGGTCGGGCGCGAGCGGCTCTTCGTCAACCACGAGTTCTTGGAGGTCCTCGTCCGCCCGGAGTGA